Proteins found in one Legionella pneumophila subsp. pascullei genomic segment:
- a CDS encoding phosphoribosylaminoimidazolesuccinocarboxamide synthase — MNTNVPSQEALLAALPFCLTETSLPFGKKYKGKVRDTYDLGDKLILVTTDRQSAFDRFLAAVPYKGQVLNLTSVWWFKNTQSIVPNHLIAIPDPNVTIAKKCKIFPIEFVVRGYISGSTSTSLWTQYQKGVRNYCGITFSDGLRKNQKLEIPVITPTTKESVHDRPISPHEIVAEGWMTQEDWDEASSYALRLFQHGMEVAQQHGLILVDTKYEFGRDPEGKIVLVDEIHTPDSSRYWLSYSYQERFDAGKEPENIDKEFLRLWFVDHCDPYKDKVLPQAPQELIVTLASRYIQLYEMITGESFVYDSNPGPLNDRILHNIQRWLG; from the coding sequence ATGAATACCAATGTCCCTAGTCAAGAGGCTCTTCTTGCTGCTTTGCCTTTTTGCTTAACCGAAACCTCTTTACCTTTTGGTAAGAAGTACAAGGGTAAAGTAAGAGATACTTATGACCTTGGTGATAAATTGATTTTGGTAACTACAGATAGACAAAGTGCCTTTGATCGATTTCTTGCTGCTGTACCTTATAAAGGACAAGTATTGAATTTGACTTCAGTATGGTGGTTTAAAAATACCCAATCGATTGTACCTAATCATTTAATTGCCATACCTGATCCCAATGTGACGATAGCTAAAAAATGCAAAATATTTCCTATTGAATTTGTTGTTCGTGGATATATATCGGGGAGTACAAGTACTTCTTTATGGACGCAATATCAAAAAGGAGTTCGTAATTACTGTGGCATAACGTTTTCTGATGGATTAAGGAAAAATCAAAAACTTGAGATCCCAGTGATAACTCCTACTACTAAAGAGAGTGTTCATGACAGACCGATTAGCCCACACGAAATTGTCGCAGAAGGTTGGATGACCCAGGAAGATTGGGATGAAGCCAGCAGTTATGCCTTAAGGTTATTTCAACATGGAATGGAAGTAGCGCAGCAACATGGTTTGATTTTAGTAGATACCAAATATGAATTTGGGCGTGATCCTGAAGGAAAAATTGTTTTAGTGGATGAAATTCATACTCCAGATTCCAGTCGTTATTGGTTATCTTACAGTTATCAAGAGCGATTTGATGCGGGTAAGGAACCTGAGAATATAGATAAAGAATTTTTACGCTTGTGGTTTGTTGATCACTGTGATCCTTATAAGGATAAAGTATTACCTCAAGCACCACAGGAATTAATTGTTACTTTAGCATCAAGATATATTCAATTATATGAAATGATTACAGGTGAATCGTTTGTGTATGACAGCAATCCTGGGCCATTAAATGATAGGATTTTGCATAATATACAACGTTGGTTAGGATAA
- the purQ gene encoding phosphoribosylformylglycinamidine synthase I produces the protein MKIAVVQFPGSNCERETMLAVQRAGMTPVEFLWNDSSEKLREMDGYIIVGGFSYEDRSRAGIIAALDPVMKEIKLQSELGKPVLGICNGAQILVETGLVPGLKNYQVGMALTENKRIQDGKILGTGFYNSWIHMRTGDRVRKNAFTSYLSKDSVLSIPAAHAEGRFVMPGKLLQEIEEEGLNAFQYCDEQGNRDDNFPVNPNGSLRNIAAIINKAGNVMAIMPHPERTFAGDPIFHSMKEYIKEKKTFKQQTLSYQPEPVKIIPYDKKDNAHELIVKLIITDNAALTVQNTLRQLGIPVTVNRMMYWHVDTNFPETIEKIKRTGVLYNDRKEYLVTPEQIFSSAAKAFLVKSKDDMIGQQKLQMLRDHFSIDGVDAIHHGVLWSFSSENVKINNLVESILATNIIYNPNAHICYEYQCP, from the coding sequence ATGAAGATTGCAGTTGTTCAGTTTCCAGGCTCCAATTGCGAACGTGAAACAATGCTTGCGGTGCAACGAGCAGGTATGACTCCAGTTGAGTTTTTGTGGAATGATTCATCAGAAAAACTACGAGAAATGGATGGTTATATTATTGTTGGTGGTTTTTCCTATGAGGATAGATCAAGAGCAGGAATTATTGCAGCCCTTGATCCGGTCATGAAAGAAATAAAATTACAGAGTGAGTTGGGAAAACCTGTTCTTGGTATTTGCAATGGGGCACAGATCCTTGTTGAAACAGGCTTGGTTCCTGGTTTAAAAAACTATCAAGTTGGTATGGCTCTGACTGAGAATAAGCGCATTCAGGATGGAAAAATTTTAGGAACAGGATTTTATAACAGCTGGATTCATATGCGAACTGGTGACAGGGTTAGGAAAAATGCATTCACCAGTTATTTATCAAAAGATTCTGTATTATCAATTCCCGCAGCCCATGCCGAAGGGCGTTTTGTAATGCCTGGGAAATTATTGCAAGAAATTGAAGAAGAAGGTTTGAATGCCTTTCAATATTGTGATGAGCAGGGAAATAGAGATGATAATTTCCCCGTAAATCCTAATGGGTCTCTACGGAATATTGCCGCTATTATTAATAAAGCAGGTAATGTCATGGCCATAATGCCTCACCCTGAACGTACATTTGCGGGAGATCCTATATTCCATTCAATGAAAGAATATATTAAGGAGAAAAAAACATTCAAGCAGCAAACATTATCTTATCAACCAGAGCCAGTTAAAATAATTCCTTATGACAAAAAAGACAATGCCCATGAGTTGATTGTCAAATTAATTATTACCGATAATGCTGCTTTAACAGTACAAAATACGCTAAGACAGTTAGGTATACCAGTCACAGTGAATCGTATGATGTATTGGCATGTCGATACAAATTTTCCTGAAACAATCGAAAAAATAAAGCGGACAGGGGTTTTATATAATGATCGGAAAGAGTATTTGGTAACGCCTGAGCAAATATTTTCATCAGCAGCCAAGGCTTTTTTGGTTAAATCAAAAGACGATATGATAGGGCAACAAAAGTTGCAAATGCTGAGAGATCATTTCTCAATTGATGGTGTTGATGCCATACACCATGGTGTTTTGTGGAGTTTTAGCAGTGAAAATGTTAAAATAAACAATTTGGTAGAATCCATTTTAGCTACTAATATTATCTATAACCCTAACGCTCATATCTGCTATGAATACCAATGTCCCTAG
- the purM gene encoding phosphoribosylformylglycinamidine cyclo-ligase yields MSTINYKSAGVDIEAGNEAVARIKRNVEKTFSPQVLTGIGSFGAMYDLKPVMEQFKHPVMVQSIDGVGTKTIVARMMQKFDTIGIDLVSATTNDIIVLGARPLTLLDYIATDRLKPEYIEEIIIGMTQACLENNISLVGGETAEMPDTYLKGEHDLVGIITGVVEKDEAILGKDITPGDLVLAFPSSGLHTNGYSLARKLLFELGGYTVESKIAEFDVSVGEALLLPHINYTNPVLHLLNNKIPIKGMAHITGGGVLENIPRILPHHCSVEIKKNSCPVLPIFNVLRELGKLDDQEMYRTFNMGIGMVMIVSPDVVSEIRAALKTFPNFPVYEVGQVISGKPEVRLL; encoded by the coding sequence ATGTCTACTATCAATTACAAATCAGCGGGTGTCGATATCGAGGCGGGAAATGAGGCTGTCGCACGTATTAAACGTAATGTTGAAAAAACATTTTCGCCTCAAGTTCTGACAGGAATCGGTAGTTTTGGAGCAATGTATGATTTGAAGCCTGTTATGGAACAATTCAAACATCCAGTCATGGTTCAAAGTATTGATGGAGTAGGTACCAAGACTATAGTTGCTCGAATGATGCAAAAATTTGATACAATCGGAATCGATTTGGTCAGTGCAACCACCAACGATATTATTGTGCTGGGGGCTAGGCCATTAACACTTTTAGATTATATCGCAACTGATCGTTTGAAGCCTGAATATATTGAAGAGATCATTATTGGCATGACACAAGCTTGCCTCGAAAATAATATTTCCCTGGTTGGTGGGGAGACAGCTGAAATGCCTGATACCTATCTTAAAGGAGAGCATGATTTGGTAGGTATTATTACTGGGGTAGTGGAAAAGGATGAAGCCATATTAGGAAAAGATATTACTCCAGGCGATTTGGTACTGGCATTTCCTTCCAGCGGTTTACATACTAATGGTTACTCACTAGCCAGAAAGCTCTTGTTTGAATTAGGGGGATATACTGTAGAATCCAAAATTGCTGAGTTCGATGTCTCAGTTGGTGAGGCTCTACTGTTACCTCATATCAATTATACAAATCCTGTTCTACATTTGCTAAATAACAAAATCCCTATCAAGGGAATGGCTCATATTACTGGCGGAGGGGTTCTGGAAAATATTCCTCGAATATTACCTCATCATTGTTCTGTTGAAATCAAGAAGAATTCATGTCCGGTGTTGCCCATCTTTAATGTGCTAAGAGAGTTGGGAAAACTGGATGATCAGGAAATGTATCGAACTTTTAATATGGGAATAGGAATGGTAATGATAGTTTCCCCTGATGTTGTTTCTGAAATACGTGCAGCACTAAAAACATTCCCTAATTTCCCTGTTTATGAAGTAGGACAAGTCATATCAGGAAAACCAGAAGTGAGATTATTGTGA